In Zalophus californianus isolate mZalCal1 chromosome 17, mZalCal1.pri.v2, whole genome shotgun sequence, one DNA window encodes the following:
- the GEMIN7 gene encoding gem-associated protein 7 has product MQTPLTIPVPVLRLPRGPDGLSRGFAPDGRRAPLMPEGPEAPGSAVVRDSRESQEQQARAALRERYLRSLLAMVGHQVSFTLHEGVHVTAHFGATDLDVANFYVSQLQTPIGVQAEALLRCSDIIAYSFKP; this is encoded by the coding sequence ATGCAGACTCCGCTGACCATTCCTGTACCTGTGCTCCGGCTTCCCCGCGGCCCGGATGGCTTGAGCCGCGGCTTTGCCCCAGATGGACGCAGGGCCCCCCTGATGCCAGAGGGTCCCGAAGCCCCGGGGTCTGCCGTAGTTCGAGACTCTCGGGAATCCCAGGAACAGCAGGCACGAGCTGCACTCCGGGAACGCTACCTCCGCAGCCTGCTGGCCATGGTGGGTCACCAGGTGAGCTTCACACTGCACGAGGGCGTGCACGTGACTGCCCACTTTGGAGCCACCGACCTGGACGTGGCCAACTTCTACGTGTCGCAGCTGCAGACGCCCATTGGTGTGCAGGCTGAGGCACTGCTGCGGTGTAGTGACATTATTGCGTACAGCTTCAAGCCCTAA